A single genomic interval of bacterium harbors:
- a CDS encoding ATP-dependent DNA helicase, translating to MTIPQTESGRQPPGQLSLDLASGDHARALEGLTPSQLAAVTHGEGPLLIVAGAGTGKTTVVTRRIAWLIASRRARPSEILALTFTDKAAGEMEARVDQLVPYGYVDAWISTFHAFGDRVLREQALEAGLVPDFRVLSRPEQFIFARDRLFEMPLERYRPLGDPTRYIDALLTLIARAKDEDISAEAYEAFAERLVRDGEAGGDGSEPGEDAGAHRELARTYAAYQRLLREAGRVDFGDLISIPLQLFRDRPDILRRYQERFRYILVDEFQDTNHAQFELVKLLAAAHRNLTVVGDDDQAIYKFRGAAISNILGFAAAYPAAAQVVLTDNFRSPQTVLDAAYRLIQHNNPDRLEVRNQLDKRLISRTPDGPPVRHLHHDTLTSEADAVAEAIVGHIQAGGRARDCAILVRANRDADPFMRALNLRGVPWWFSGTRGLYDREEIRVALAFLRVLASPADNLSMYYLGTSGLYMVNGTEMALALNQANRRHRSLEHTFRNLHTAPELSAELSPESRASIARLLEDLDEMRALMRHHPTGRVLYEYLVTRTGYIRRLATSEQPGDEVKVANLARLFDIVARHGEVAVYDRVPEFVRRMEDLIAAGDDPPSQDPDPEFDGVQILTVHKAKGLEFPVVFLVNCVADRFPSRGRSEPLQIPDELVRDKEVLPSGDGHLQEERRLFYVGMTRAKQRLVFTSGRDYGNARPRKLSRFILEALDEPTIDQVVFRASAIEAIQRHAPPVDVPPSLPGILPPEAPVNLSFRQVDDYQICPLKYKYAHVLRVPLLRDHRVVYGAAVHAGAMEYNRRCARGQPIDSKHLIQAFERAWAAEGFISREHEDQRMAEGREVLRTFLAFQQASGTVPTMVEAKFAVQAGSTRVRGRWDRVDLRGGAASGGANEVVIIDFKTTDVRAQKDADRRAKESLQLDIYALAYRHHYDRAPDRLELHFLGPRHVLVGTAAPTQAKLDAAAEAIEQAAAGIRSQEFVATPDYYRACRYCAFASICPYTAKED from the coding sequence ATGACGATCCCTCAGACTGAATCAGGACGGCAGCCACCGGGCCAACTGTCCCTTGACCTGGCGTCTGGAGATCACGCGCGGGCGCTGGAGGGCCTCACCCCCAGCCAGCTTGCCGCGGTAACCCACGGCGAAGGTCCCCTGCTGATCGTGGCCGGCGCAGGCACGGGGAAGACGACGGTTGTCACGCGGCGCATCGCATGGCTGATCGCCAGCCGGCGCGCGCGCCCCTCTGAGATCCTCGCGCTGACGTTCACCGACAAAGCGGCCGGGGAGATGGAGGCGCGCGTGGACCAGCTCGTGCCCTACGGCTATGTGGATGCGTGGATCAGCACGTTTCACGCCTTCGGCGACAGGGTACTGCGCGAGCAGGCGCTTGAAGCCGGGCTGGTGCCTGATTTCCGGGTGCTGTCACGGCCCGAGCAGTTCATCTTCGCCCGCGACCGGCTCTTCGAAATGCCGTTGGAGAGGTACAGGCCTCTGGGCGATCCGACGCGGTACATTGACGCGTTGCTCACCCTGATCGCCCGCGCAAAGGACGAGGATATATCCGCGGAGGCTTACGAGGCGTTCGCGGAGCGCCTGGTCCGGGATGGTGAAGCGGGCGGCGACGGATCGGAGCCGGGGGAGGACGCCGGAGCGCACCGCGAGCTTGCCAGGACCTACGCGGCCTACCAGCGCCTGCTGCGGGAGGCGGGCCGGGTGGATTTCGGCGACCTGATCTCGATTCCCCTCCAGTTGTTCCGCGACCGTCCCGATATCCTGCGGCGGTATCAGGAGCGATTTCGCTACATCCTGGTGGATGAGTTCCAGGATACGAACCACGCGCAGTTTGAGCTCGTAAAACTCCTGGCCGCGGCGCACCGCAACCTCACGGTGGTGGGGGACGACGATCAGGCGATCTACAAGTTCCGCGGCGCGGCGATCAGCAACATCCTGGGGTTTGCGGCCGCATATCCCGCAGCCGCACAGGTGGTGCTTACCGACAACTTCCGGTCGCCCCAGACGGTGCTGGACGCGGCCTACCGCCTGATCCAGCACAACAACCCGGATCGCCTGGAGGTGCGCAACCAGCTCGACAAACGGCTTATTTCCCGTACCCCCGACGGCCCGCCTGTCAGACACCTCCACCACGATACCCTCACCAGCGAGGCCGACGCCGTGGCAGAGGCTATCGTTGGTCACATCCAGGCGGGCGGGCGGGCGAGGGACTGCGCGATTCTGGTGCGGGCCAACCGCGATGCCGATCCGTTCATGCGGGCCCTGAACCTTCGGGGAGTCCCCTGGTGGTTCTCCGGAACGCGCGGGCTCTACGACCGCGAGGAGATCCGGGTGGCGCTGGCGTTCCTGCGCGTCCTGGCCAGCCCCGCCGACAACCTGAGCATGTACTACCTGGGCACGTCGGGCCTCTATATGGTCAACGGCACCGAAATGGCGCTGGCACTCAACCAGGCGAACCGGCGCCACAGGTCGCTGGAGCACACCTTCCGGAACCTGCACACGGCCCCCGAGCTCAGTGCCGAGCTGTCCCCTGAGAGCAGGGCCTCCATTGCCCGCCTCCTCGAGGACCTGGACGAGATGCGCGCGCTGATGCGCCACCACCCCACAGGGCGCGTGCTGTACGAGTATCTGGTAACGCGCACGGGCTACATCCGCCGCCTGGCCACCTCCGAGCAGCCCGGCGACGAGGTGAAGGTGGCGAACCTGGCTCGTCTTTTCGACATCGTGGCACGCCACGGCGAGGTCGCCGTGTACGATCGGGTGCCCGAGTTCGTGCGTCGCATGGAGGACCTGATCGCGGCCGGCGACGATCCTCCGTCTCAGGATCCCGATCCGGAGTTCGATGGTGTGCAGATACTAACCGTGCACAAGGCCAAGGGACTGGAGTTCCCGGTGGTGTTCCTGGTCAACTGCGTTGCCGACCGTTTTCCGTCGCGCGGCCGCTCCGAGCCCCTGCAGATTCCCGACGAGCTGGTGCGGGACAAGGAAGTCCTGCCTTCGGGGGACGGCCACCTGCAAGAGGAGCGGCGGTTGTTCTATGTGGGCATGACGCGGGCGAAGCAACGGCTGGTGTTTACGAGCGGACGGGACTACGGGAATGCCCGTCCTCGCAAGCTCAGCCGGTTCATCCTGGAGGCCCTGGATGAACCGACGATCGACCAGGTGGTGTTTCGGGCCTCGGCGATCGAGGCCATCCAGAGGCACGCCCCTCCCGTGGACGTGCCCCCGTCGCTGCCGGGCATTCTCCCGCCGGAGGCGCCCGTCAACCTATCGTTCCGCCAGGTGGACGACTACCAGATCTGCCCGTTGAAGTACAAGTACGCGCACGTGCTGCGCGTACCGCTGCTGCGTGACCACCGCGTAGTATACGGTGCGGCCGTTCACGCCGGGGCCATGGAGTACAACCGGCGGTGCGCGCGGGGACAGCCGATCGATTCCAAACATCTGATCCAGGCATTCGAGCGTGCCTGGGCGGCCGAGGGGTTCATCAGTCGCGAGCACGAGGACCAGAGGATGGCCGAAGGACGGGAGGTCCTGCGAACCTTTCTCGCGTTCCAACAGGCGTCCGGTACGGTTCCGACCATGGTCGAAGCCAAGTTCGCGGTTCAAGCCGGCAGCACGCGGGTGCGGGGCCGGTGGGACCGCGTTGACCTGCGCGGCGGGGCGGCTTCCGGGGGTGCCAACGAGGTAGTCATTATTGATTTCAAGACCACCGATGTGCGGGCTCAGAAGGACGCCGACCGCAGGGCGAAGGAGAGTCTGCAGCTCGACATCTACGCGCTCGCCTACCGGCATCACTACGACCGCGCCCCCGACCGGTTGGAGCTCCACTTCCTGGGGCCCAGGCACGTGCTCGTGGGAACCGCCGCTCCCACCCAGGCGAAGCTCGACGCCGCGGCCGAGGCGATCGAACAAGCGGCCGCCGGCATCCGCAGCCAGGAGTTTGTCGCGACCCCGGATTACTACCGGGCATGCCGGTACTGCGCCTTTGCCTCTATCTGCCCGTACACGGCAAAGGAGGACTAA